GCTTCTGGCCGATCTGGCTCGGCCAGCCCAATCTGGCGATGGCGGCGATCATCACCGTGCATGTGTGGCGGCTGCTGCCGCTCGCCACCGTGATCATCCTGGCCGGGCTCTCCTCGATCCCGCAGGACATCCACGACGCGGCGGCGGTCGACGGCGCCGGCTTCTGGCGCCATCTGTTTCAGATCACCATTCCGCTGGTCCTGCCGATCATGATGGTGGCGCTCCTGTTCGGCATCGTCTTCACCTCGACCGACATGATCGCGATCTACGTGTTGACCCGCGGCGGGCCCTACGACACCACGCAGGTGCTGGCGAGCTTCGCCTACTTCACCGGCATCGACGGCGGCGATTTGGCGGAGGGCTCCGCCATCGCGCTGTTTCTGTTCCCGCTATTGGTCGCCGTGGCGATCGTGTTCCTGCGCATCGCCCGGCGCGCCGAGGTGACGTGAGATGGACGCCGGGACCTCCGCCAGGCTGCGCAGATGGTCCGGCAAGGCCGGACATTTCGCGATCGTCGCCCTGTTCGCGGGTTTCGCGGCGTTTCCCTTCTACTGGATGGTGGTGACGACCTTCAAGGAGACCCGCGATCTGCTCAACATCGAGAACAACCCGTTCTTCTACAACGACCCGCCGACGCTCAAGAATCTCGATGTGCTGTTTAACGACACGCTGTATCCGCAATGGCTGTGGAACACGGCCCTCGTCGGCATCGCGGTGGTGGCGATCACGCTGGTCCTGGCGGTGCCGGCCGGCTACGCGCTGGCGCGGCTTGCCGGCAAATGGGGCCAGCGCATGGCCATCGCCATCTTCCTCACCTATCTGGTGCCGCCGACCATCCTGTTCATTCCCTTCTCGCGGGTGATAGGCAATCTGGGGCTGCAGGATTCGCTATGGTCGCTGGTTCTGGTCTATCCGAGCTTCACCGTTCCCTTCTGCACCTGGCTGCTGATGGGCTTCTTCAAGGCGATCCCGCCCGATCTGGAGGAAGCGGCGATGGTCGACGGCCTGAGCCGTTTCGGCGCCTTTTTCCGCGTCGTGCTGCCGGTGTCGATCGCCGGCATCCTCACCGTGGTGATCTTTTCCTTCACGCTGGTCGTCCAGGAGTTCGTCTACGCGCTGACCTTCATCACCTCGTCCAGATCGCTCACCGTCTCGGTCGGCGTGCCGACCTTCCTGGTCCGCGGCGACGTCTATTTCTGGGGCTCGCTGATGGCGGCCTGCGCCATCGCCAGCATCCCGGTGGCGATCCTCTACAACTTCTTCGTCAGC
This genomic window from Hyphomicrobiales bacterium contains:
- a CDS encoding carbohydrate ABC transporter permease is translated as MDAGTSARLRRWSGKAGHFAIVALFAGFAAFPFYWMVVTTFKETRDLLNIENNPFFYNDPPTLKNLDVLFNDTLYPQWLWNTALVGIAVVAITLVLAVPAGYALARLAGKWGQRMAIAIFLTYLVPPTILFIPFSRVIGNLGLQDSLWSLVLVYPSFTVPFCTWLLMGFFKAIPPDLEEAAMVDGLSRFGAFFRVVLPVSIAGILTVVIFSFTLVVQEFVYALTFITSSRSLTVSVGVPTFLVRGDVYFWGSLMAACAIASIPVAILYNFFVSRFIAGFTVGAIK